A region of the Sphingobium yanoikuyae genome:
GCCCCTATGGCACCATGGCCAACTGCAACCTGATCGGATCGATCCTAGCGCGCGAGACCAAGACGATCGGCCTGGCCATGGTTGGCAACCTGCTGCCGCTGTCCAACCCGATCCGGGTGGCAGAGGAATATGCGATGATTGACGTGATGAGCGGCGGTCGCCTGATCGCCGGCTTCATGCGCGGCGTACCGCACGAATATATCGCCTATAATTCGCCGCCGGGGGAATCGCGCTCGCGCCAGAAGGAAGCGGCCGAACTGATCATGAAATGCTGGTCGGAGCCCGAGCCGTTCGGCTGGGAAGGCGAGCATTTCCAGTTCCGCTCCATTTCGATCTGGCCGCGCCCGATCCAGCAGCCGCCGCGCGTGCTGATGTCGGCGAGCAACGAGGAATCGGCGGTCTTCGCCGCGCAGAGCCGGGCGATCATGGCGATGGGTCTGATTTCCGACATGAAGCTGGCGCGCGCCAATGTCGACATCTATCGCCAGACCGCGAACGAGGCGGGCTGGGATCCGGCGGACGACCAGGTCCTGATGGGGGCCAGCACCTGCATCTGCGAGACCGACGAGGAAGCGCATGAGGTGTTCGCCCGCGC
Encoded here:
- a CDS encoding LLM class flavin-dependent oxidoreductase, which translates into the protein MKFGFFNLMPWPHYPEPPRVYPTPNKDYDPVVGQQLYHDYIDLLVHAEACGFDWVACNEHHFSPYGTMANCNLIGSILARETKTIGLAMVGNLLPLSNPIRVAEEYAMIDVMSGGRLIAGFMRGVPHEYIAYNSPPGESRSRQKEAAELIMKCWSEPEPFGWEGEHFQFRSISIWPRPIQQPPRVLMSASNEESAVFAAQSRAIMAMGLISDMKLARANVDIYRQTANEAGWDPADDQVLMGASTCICETDEEAHEVFARALDYFHGTLMKPTYDALKLVLQAGYFNKQKAGASYDSRLDKVAAKKTIQEMIDAGSIFCGSPKSVVEQIKRFKSELGCGGINMSMQIGNLPVATVRKGMDLFRDQVLPQVRDL